One segment of Sphingomonas qomolangmaensis DNA contains the following:
- the rpsL gene encoding 30S ribosomal protein S12: MPTINQLVRKGRDPQKAKSKVPAMEANPQKRGVCTRVYTTTPKKPNSALRKVAKVRLTNQREVITYIPGEGHNLQEHSVVLIRGGRVRDLPGVRYHVLRGVLDTQGVKDRKQSRSKYGAKRPK, encoded by the coding sequence ATGCCGACGATTAACCAGCTGGTCCGCAAGGGCCGCGATCCGCAGAAGGCCAAGAGCAAGGTCCCTGCGATGGAAGCAAACCCGCAGAAGCGTGGCGTTTGCACCCGCGTGTACACGACGACCCCGAAGAAGCCGAACTCGGCACTCCGCAAGGTCGCCAAGGTTCGCCTGACGAACCAGCGCGAAGTCATCACCTATATTCCGGGTGAAGGCCACAACCTGCAGGAGCATTCGGTGGTGCTGATCCGCGGCGGTCGCGTTCGCGATCTTCCCGGCGTTCGCTACCATGTGCTGCGCGGCGTTCTCGATACCCAGGGTGTCAAGGATCGCAAGCAGTCCCGCTCGAAGTACGGCGCCAAGCGTCCGAAGTAA
- the rplC gene encoding 50S ribosomal protein L3, giving the protein MRTGVIVKKLGMTRLFQDDGRHVPVTVLALEGVQVVAQRTIDRDGYVAVQLGAGSAKAKNTAKPQRGHFGKAEVELKAQLCEFRVAEDAMLDVGAEIGADHFVAGQIVDVSGKTQGKGFAGAMKRWGFGGLRATHGVSLSHRSHGSTGQRQDPGKVFKNKKMAGHMGDRNRTQQNLEIVQTDVERGLLFVKGSVPGSKGGWLIVKDAVKVARHADAPYPAGLKQVANNNDVAADTPAQDVTTVETTDGQEG; this is encoded by the coding sequence ATGCGCACTGGCGTGATCGTTAAGAAACTGGGAATGACCCGCTTGTTCCAGGACGACGGCCGGCACGTGCCGGTAACCGTTCTGGCGCTCGAGGGCGTTCAGGTGGTTGCACAGCGCACCATCGATCGCGACGGCTATGTCGCGGTTCAGCTAGGCGCGGGTTCGGCCAAGGCCAAGAACACCGCGAAGCCGCAGCGCGGGCATTTCGGCAAGGCCGAAGTCGAGCTGAAGGCGCAGCTTTGCGAATTCCGCGTTGCGGAAGATGCGATGCTCGATGTCGGTGCCGAGATCGGCGCGGACCATTTCGTCGCCGGCCAGATCGTCGACGTTTCGGGCAAGACGCAGGGCAAGGGCTTTGCCGGCGCTATGAAGCGCTGGGGCTTCGGGGGCTTGCGCGCCACCCACGGCGTTTCGCTGTCGCACCGTTCGCACGGTTCGACCGGCCAGCGCCAGGATCCGGGCAAGGTCTTCAAGAACAAGAAGATGGCCGGCCACATGGGCGACCGTAACCGCACCCAGCAGAACCTGGAAATCGTCCAGACCGACGTCGAGCGCGGCTTGCTGTTCGTCAAGGGTTCGGTTCCCGGTTCGAAGGGTGGCTGGTTGATCGTCAAGGACGCGGTGAAGGTCGCGCGCCATGCCGACGCTCCCTATCCCGCAGGCCTCAAGCAGGTCGCCAACAACAACGACGTCGCAGCCGACACGCCCGCGCAGGACGTGACCACGGTCGAGACGACCGACGGCCAGGAGGGCTGA
- the fusA gene encoding elongation factor G, translating to MARSHPLDRYRNIGIMAHIDAGKTTTTERILYYTGKSYKIGEVHEGTATMDWMEQEQERGITITSAATTCKWRAEEGKGEEHLINIIDTPGHVDFTIEVERSLRVLDGAVACFDGVAGVEPQSETVWRQADKYGVPRMCFINKLDRTGADFYFCVNSIIERLAARPAVLYLPIGTEGGFKGLVDLVENRAIIWLEESLGAKFEYQEIPEDMVEKAAKYRSELIEMAVELDDDLMEAYLEGNEPSTADLKKLIRKGTLGMAFVPVVCGSAFKNKGVQPLLDAVVDYLPSPLDVPAIKGLKLDGETPDERPSSDEAPFSALAFKIMNDPFVGTLTFARIYSGKLEAASMVTNSVKDKKEKVGRMLLMHANSREDIQEAFAGDIVALAGLKDTTTGDTLCAQNAPIILERMEFPEPVIELSVEPKTKADQEKMGVALNRLAREDPSFRVSTDHESGQTIIKGMGELHLEILVDRMKREFKVEANVGAPQVAYREYLGKPVDIDYTHKKQSGGTGQFGRVKVKLTPGERGSGIIFKDEIKGGNIPKEYIPAIEKGFRETAATGSLVGFPIIDFEINLYDGAYHDVDSSALAFEICARGAMREAAQKSGIKLLEPMMKVEVVTPEDYLGDVIGDLNSRRGQIQGTDTRGNAQAVEAVVPLANMFGYVNQLRSFTQGRAQYSMQFSHYDEVPANVADEVKAKLA from the coding sequence ATGGCCCGCAGCCATCCGCTCGACCGCTATCGCAACATCGGCATCATGGCGCATATCGACGCCGGCAAGACGACGACGACCGAGCGTATCCTTTATTACACCGGCAAGTCCTACAAGATCGGCGAGGTCCATGAGGGCACCGCGACGATGGACTGGATGGAGCAGGAGCAGGAGCGCGGGATCACGATCACGTCCGCGGCCACCACTTGCAAGTGGCGCGCCGAAGAGGGCAAGGGTGAAGAGCACCTGATCAACATCATCGACACGCCGGGCCACGTCGACTTCACGATCGAAGTCGAGCGTTCGCTGCGGGTGCTCGATGGCGCGGTCGCGTGCTTCGACGGCGTTGCCGGCGTCGAGCCGCAGTCGGAGACGGTGTGGCGCCAGGCCGACAAGTATGGTGTGCCGCGCATGTGCTTCATCAACAAGCTGGATCGCACCGGCGCGGACTTCTATTTCTGCGTCAACTCGATCATCGAGCGCCTCGCCGCGCGTCCTGCCGTGCTGTATTTGCCGATCGGTACCGAGGGCGGCTTCAAGGGTCTGGTCGACCTGGTCGAGAACCGTGCGATCATCTGGCTTGAAGAGAGCCTGGGCGCGAAGTTCGAATATCAGGAAATCCCTGAGGACATGGTCGAGAAGGCTGCAAAGTATCGCAGCGAGCTGATCGAGATGGCCGTCGAGTTGGACGACGACTTGATGGAAGCCTATCTCGAGGGCAACGAGCCGAGCACCGCCGACCTCAAGAAGCTGATCCGCAAGGGTACGCTCGGCATGGCGTTCGTGCCGGTGGTGTGCGGCTCGGCGTTCAAGAACAAGGGCGTCCAGCCGCTGCTCGACGCGGTGGTCGACTATCTGCCTTCGCCGCTCGACGTTCCCGCCATCAAGGGCCTGAAGCTCGACGGCGAAACTCCGGACGAGCGTCCGTCGTCGGACGAGGCACCGTTCTCGGCGCTGGCGTTCAAGATCATGAACGATCCCTTCGTCGGTACGCTGACCTTCGCACGCATCTATTCGGGCAAGCTCGAAGCCGCGTCGATGGTCACCAATTCGGTGAAGGACAAGAAGGAAAAGGTCGGTCGCATGCTGTTGATGCATGCGAACAGCCGCGAGGACATCCAGGAGGCATTCGCGGGCGACATCGTCGCGCTGGCGGGGCTGAAGGATACCACGACTGGTGACACGCTCTGCGCGCAGAACGCACCGATCATCCTCGAGCGGATGGAATTCCCCGAGCCGGTGATCGAGCTTTCGGTGGAGCCCAAGACCAAGGCCGACCAGGAGAAGATGGGCGTCGCGCTCAACCGTCTCGCGCGCGAAGATCCGTCGTTCCGCGTGTCGACCGACCATGAGAGCGGTCAGACGATCATCAAGGGGATGGGCGAGCTTCACCTCGAGATTCTCGTCGATCGCATGAAGCGCGAGTTCAAGGTCGAGGCCAATGTCGGCGCGCCGCAGGTGGCGTATCGCGAATATCTCGGCAAGCCCGTGGATATCGACTATACCCACAAGAAGCAGTCGGGCGGCACCGGCCAGTTCGGTCGCGTGAAGGTGAAGCTGACCCCGGGCGAGCGCGGGTCGGGCATCATCTTCAAGGACGAGATCAAGGGCGGTAATATTCCCAAGGAATATATCCCCGCGATCGAGAAGGGCTTCCGTGAGACGGCTGCTACGGGTTCGCTGGTCGGGTTCCCGATCATCGATTTCGAGATCAACCTGTATGACGGCGCCTATCATGACGTCGATTCGTCGGCGCTGGCGTTCGAAATCTGCGCGCGCGGTGCAATGCGTGAAGCCGCGCAGAAGTCGGGCATCAAGCTGCTCGAGCCGATGATGAAGGTCGAGGTCGTTACCCCGGAGGACTATCTGGGCGACGTGATCGGCGATCTGAACTCGCGTCGTGGGCAGATCCAGGGCACCGACACGCGCGGCAACGCGCAGGCGGTGGAGGCGGTCGTGCCGCTGGCGAACATGTTCGGCTATGTGAATCAGCTGCGCTCGTTCACCCAGGGCCGTGCGCAGTACAGCATGCAGTTCTCGCATTACGACGAAGTGCCTGCCAACGTCGCCGACGAAGTGAAGGCGAAGCTGGCGTAA
- a CDS encoding alpha/beta fold hydrolase — protein sequence MLLLTSLLALAASTQAAAPDPPIAELGPNLERFAYPWPVQTIRVPVGQFAADMAYMDVAPTARANGRTVVLLHGKNFCGATWERTARMLAGRGYRVLIPDQIGFCKSAKPAGAQYSLRMLAANTAALMQARGIERAAIVGHSMGGMLAMRFAIQHPERTERLVLVNPLGLADRLAQGVPYTPLDRLLAGERRTSYQSIRAYQTENYYSGAWTAEYDRWARMLAGQYAGGGNETVALAQAKTSDMIQTQPVVYELGRIAVPTTLLIGTRDRTVFGKANAPEEVRATLKPIPEVAANAAARIKGARLVRIEGAGHSPQVEVPERFERLLVEALE from the coding sequence ATGTTGTTGCTTACCTCGCTGCTCGCGCTGGCCGCCTCCACCCAAGCGGCCGCGCCCGATCCGCCGATCGCCGAGCTCGGCCCCAATCTCGAACGGTTCGCCTATCCCTGGCCGGTGCAGACTATCCGCGTTCCCGTCGGGCAGTTCGCTGCCGACATGGCGTATATGGACGTCGCGCCGACCGCACGCGCTAACGGGCGCACCGTGGTGCTGCTGCACGGCAAGAATTTCTGCGGCGCGACCTGGGAGCGGACCGCGCGGATGCTGGCGGGCAGGGGGTATCGCGTGCTGATCCCTGACCAGATCGGTTTTTGCAAATCGGCAAAGCCGGCGGGCGCGCAATATTCGCTGCGGATGCTGGCCGCCAACACCGCGGCGCTGATGCAGGCGCGCGGGATCGAGCGCGCGGCGATCGTCGGCCATTCGATGGGGGGCATGCTGGCGATGCGCTTCGCGATACAGCATCCCGAGCGCACCGAGCGGCTGGTGCTGGTCAACCCGCTGGGGCTGGCCGACCGGCTGGCGCAGGGCGTGCCCTATACCCCGCTCGACCGGTTGCTCGCGGGCGAGCGGCGCACCAGCTACCAGTCGATCCGCGCCTATCAGACCGAGAATTACTATAGCGGCGCCTGGACTGCGGAGTATGACCGTTGGGCGCGGATGCTGGCGGGGCAATATGCCGGTGGCGGCAACGAGACGGTGGCGCTGGCGCAGGCCAAGACCAGCGACATGATCCAGACGCAGCCGGTGGTGTACGAACTCGGCCGGATCGCGGTGCCGACGACATTGCTGATCGGGACGCGCGACAGGACGGTGTTCGGGAAGGCCAATGCGCCCGAGGAGGTGCGGGCGACGTTGAAGCCGATCCCCGAAGTGGCGGCTAATGCGGCGGCGCGGATCAAGGGGGCGCGGCTGGTGCGGATCGAGGGGGCGGGGCATTCGCCGCAGGTCGAGGTACCCGAGCGGTTCGAGCGGTTACTGGTGGAGGCGTTGGAGTAG
- the rpsJ gene encoding 30S ribosomal protein S10 — MDNNIRIRLKAFDHRVLDQAAGDIADTARRTGALIRGPIPLPTHIDKFTVNRGPHIDKKSREQFETRTYKRLLDIVQPTPQTVDALMKLDLAAGVDVEIKLA, encoded by the coding sequence ATGGACAACAACATCCGCATTCGCCTGAAGGCGTTCGACCACCGCGTGCTCGACCAGGCGGCCGGCGACATCGCCGACACCGCCCGTCGCACCGGCGCGCTCATCCGTGGCCCCATCCCTTTGCCGACTCACATCGACAAGTTCACGGTCAACCGTGGCCCGCACATCGACAAGAAGTCGCGCGAGCAGTTCGAGACCCGCACCTATAAGCGCTTGCTCGACATTGTGCAGCCGACCCCGCAGACGGTGGACGCGCTGATGAAGCTCGACCTGGCCGCAGGCGTTGACGTCGAGATCAAGCTGGCGTAA
- the tuf gene encoding elongation factor Tu, producing MAKAKFERNKPHLNIGTIGHVDHGKTSLTAAITKVLAETSGGVAVDFANIDKAPEERERGITISTAHVEYETAARHYAHVDCPGHADYVKNMITGAAQMDGAILVVSATDGPMPQTKEHILLAKQVGVPTMVVFLNKVDLVDDEEILELVEMEIREELSKRDFDGDNIPIIRGSATCALSGSNDTFGKDAILALMAAVDESIPQPERPLDKPFMMPIEDVFSISGRGTVVTGRVETGVVKVGEEVEIVGIHDTRKTTVTGVEMFRKLLDQGMAGDNIGALIRGVGREEVERGQVLCKPGSIKPHTEFASEVYVLSKDEGGRHTPFFANYRPQFYFRTTDVTGTVELPEGTEMVMPGDNVALGIKLIAPIAMDVGQRFTIREGGRTVGAGVVSGITK from the coding sequence ATGGCGAAAGCAAAGTTCGAGCGGAACAAGCCGCATCTCAACATCGGCACCATCGGTCACGTCGATCACGGCAAGACGTCGCTGACGGCGGCGATCACGAAGGTTTTGGCCGAGACCTCGGGCGGCGTCGCAGTCGACTTCGCCAACATCGACAAGGCACCCGAGGAGCGCGAGCGTGGCATCACGATCTCGACCGCGCACGTTGAGTATGAGACCGCAGCGCGTCACTATGCGCACGTCGATTGCCCGGGCCACGCCGATTATGTGAAGAACATGATCACCGGCGCGGCGCAGATGGACGGCGCGATCCTGGTGGTTTCGGCCACCGACGGCCCGATGCCACAGACCAAGGAGCACATCCTGCTCGCCAAGCAGGTCGGCGTGCCGACCATGGTGGTCTTCCTCAACAAGGTCGACCTGGTCGACGACGAGGAAATCCTCGAGCTGGTCGAGATGGAGATCCGTGAGGAGCTTTCGAAGCGCGACTTCGACGGCGACAACATTCCGATCATCCGTGGTTCGGCGACCTGCGCGCTTTCGGGTTCGAACGACACGTTCGGCAAGGACGCGATCCTGGCGCTGATGGCAGCGGTCGACGAGTCGATCCCGCAGCCCGAGCGTCCGCTCGACAAGCCGTTCATGATGCCGATCGAGGACGTGTTCTCGATCTCGGGTCGTGGTACGGTCGTCACCGGCCGCGTCGAGACCGGCGTTGTGAAGGTTGGCGAGGAAGTCGAGATCGTCGGCATCCACGACACCCGCAAGACCACGGTCACTGGCGTCGAGATGTTCCGCAAGCTGCTCGACCAGGGCATGGCAGGCGACAACATCGGCGCACTGATCCGCGGCGTTGGCCGTGAGGAAGTCGAGCGCGGCCAGGTTCTCTGCAAGCCGGGCTCGATCAAGCCGCACACCGAGTTCGCTTCGGAAGTGTACGTGCTGTCGAAGGACGAGGGTGGCCGTCACACGCCGTTCTTCGCCAACTATCGTCCGCAGTTCTACTTCCGCACCACGGACGTGACCGGCACCGTCGAGCTGCCCGAGGGCACCGAGATGGTGATGCCAGGCGACAACGTCGCGCTCGGCATCAAGCTGATCGCACCGATCGCAATGGACGTCGGCCAGCGTTTCACCATCCGTGAGGGTGGCCGTACCGTCGGCGCAGGTGTTGTCAGCGGCATCACCAAGTAA
- the rpsG gene encoding 30S ribosomal protein S7, whose translation MARRRRPEKRIILPDPKYGDQILPKFMNSVMLDGKKAVAEGIVYSAMETVEQRAKRDPVGVFHDALNNIAPGIEVRSRRVGGATYQVPVEVRPERAQALAIRWLITSARNRSENTMSARLSGELMDAANNRGNAVKKREDTHRMAEANRAFSHYRW comes from the coding sequence ATGGCACGTCGTCGTCGTCCCGAAAAGCGGATCATCCTTCCCGATCCGAAATACGGTGATCAAATTCTTCCCAAGTTCATGAACAGCGTGATGCTCGACGGCAAGAAGGCCGTCGCAGAAGGCATCGTGTACAGCGCCATGGAAACCGTCGAGCAGCGCGCCAAGCGCGACCCGGTCGGCGTGTTCCACGACGCACTGAACAACATCGCGCCGGGCATCGAAGTGCGCAGCCGCCGCGTCGGTGGTGCGACCTATCAAGTGCCGGTCGAGGTTCGCCCCGAGCGTGCCCAGGCGCTGGCGATCCGCTGGCTCATCACCTCGGCGCGCAATCGCAGCGAGAACACCATGTCGGCCCGCCTTTCGGGCGAGCTGATGGACGCGGCGAACAATCGCGGCAACGCGGTGAAGAAGCGCGAAGACACCCACCGGATGGCAGAAGCCAACCGGGCCTTCTCGCACTATCGCTGGTAA